A segment of the Methanomassiliicoccaceae archaeon DOK genome:
TCGGATCCTATGACTGGGGCGACGGACAGTGGATGAGGGACTGGGCGGACAGATGCAGGGCCGCCGGCGCGGACCTCGCGAACGACGGCGTCATCGCCAACCTCTATCCGAACGATACGGAAGCCGAGGACTGCAGAAAGCTCGGAGCCATGATGTGCTCATGACACTAGACATTCGCCAGCTGGCGAGAGGAAAGGGGATGTCGGCGGACTACGACATGCCCGAGGATGGGAAGAACGAGGAACTGAGGGAGGTGGACATAAGGAGACTGTGAAACAAGCAAGCCGATACTCACATCACTCGCACCCGGCCACAATCATTGCCGTTACCTAGTATCACCCGGCCGGGTGCAACACCTGATGTCCCCCAAACCTCATCTGAAGTAGATCTCCGGACGCCTTTTGTCCAGGAAGTACACATCCTTCATAGACACGTACCCCTCCGCCCTGATTACCTCCAGCGGCTCCGGATCGAGATCCGCGGTCACGATGCACTCGCCGGAGAAGTCCTCCGCGAGCTTGTTGCCCCTGGCGTCGTAGATGATGGCTCCTCCACCCAGTTCCGTGCCGGACCCCGTGGGGCCGTATCCGTTGCACGCCCCCACATAGACCGTGTTGTCGTAGGCCCTCGCGGGCAGGATCCTGTCCCATGACGACCTCCTGCGCTCGCCTCCGAGATTGGACGCGAAGGGCATGAGGATTATGTCCGCTCCCTTCAGCGCGTATGTGCATGAGATCTCCGGAAAATGCGCCTCCCAGCAGATCTGCACTCCCAGAACCGCCTTCGACGTGCGGATGACATCGAGTCTGTCTCCCGAGACCATGACTCCTGCCTCCCTCTCTCCGAGATGGGTCTTGCGGTACACGCCCAGGACCCTTCCGCCCTCGACGACCGCCTGAGCTATGCTGGGCCCATGGTCCACGAACCCGAAGCAGATGCAGACGCCTGACTCACGGGATTTGTCCACCACCGCTCCGACCGCGGGGGAATCGATAGACATGACCGCATCGGCGCTGCCTGGCATGGAGTATCCGGATAGGCAGAGTTCCGGGAAGCAGACGATGTCGGCACCCCCGGACACGGCGGAGTCGCATAGTGCCAACATCCTCGAGAGGTTGCCCTCGGCATCCCCAAGGGCCGAGTTCATCGACACCATGGAGAGGCGCACAGGCTCCATCATACCGCCCCTATGCTCCTGGCGGGGACACCGACGTATGTCTCCCCGGCCGGAACGTCCTTCGTCACCACCGCGCCGGCGCCGATGATGGCGCCTTCACCGATGGTGACTCCTGGGAGGACTATTGCGCCGGCACCGATCCAGACGTCATCCCCTATCACGATCTTCTCGGCACGTGTGACTATGTTCCGCCTCATATCCGGAGAGAACTTGTGACTCGGGGTTACTATGCAGACCTTTGGACCTATCAGGACATGGTCCCCGATGACGACCTCGGCGCTGTCCAGGATGACGCAGTCGAAGTTGATCAGGACGCCCCTGCCGAAGGTTATGTTCCTGCCGACGTCGCACCTGAACGTCGGATACACGGCGACATCGTCCAGCTCCTGCCCGAACAGCTCCTCCAGTATCTCCTTCCTCCTGTCGGAGGGGGTCTGGGGGGTGTTGAACATCTCGCACAAGGTGTGAGCCCTGTTCACGGCCTCCATGAAGACACCGATGTCCTCGTCGGTCTTGCTCGTGACCATGCCGCGACGGCTGCGTTCCAGAAAATCCATGAGGATGTGAAAGGGGTTTGGATAGAAAATGGGAAGGGTCACCCCTCCCGGTTTCCGTGGGGATCACTCCTCACCGCTCTCGATCTTGTGCTTGACCGCCTCGAACTCGGGATCCTCCTCCGGCTTCTGGGCCTTGAAGAAGATTCCGACGATCACGAGGATCAGGATAATGCATCCTCCGGCGAGGAAGGAGAAGTCGACACTGTTGCTGAACGCCGACAGGATCTGCGGCGCGTACTGGGGATACGAGACGATGGCCTCGAGGACACCAGTGTCGTGGGGGATGCTGTTGAAGACCTCCTCGGGAAGGTAGTCGGGAACGAAGTTCATCAGCTCCCCACTGATGCGTCCGTTGATGATCATGGTGAAGATCGCGGTACCCATGGTCGTTCCGATCGACCTGATGAGGTTGACGGACGATGTCGTCATTCCCATCTCGGTGGGCTTGGAGCTGTTCTGGACTGCGGACATCACGACGGACATCATGCATCCCAGACCGAGTCCGAGGATGAAGGTTCCGATGAGGTATCTGGTCATGTACAGCTCCTGGAGGTAGTCCGCGTTACCGGCCATCTGCAGGACCATGTCGGGATCGACGGTCATGCCCGAGAGGTAGAACAGTCCCAGGAAGCACAGTATGGGTCCGACGATGAGCCAGGGCTTGTACCCGGTCCTCTCGACGAGGGCTCCGGAGGAGATGGATGTGATCATCATTCCGGCGACCATGGCCAGGGACCATATTCCGGCTTCGAGCGTGGTCAGTCCGAAGACACCCACTGCGAGCATGTTCGTGAACATCATGGCGCCTATCATTCCGATTCCGAAGATCGCCATGAAGATGGCCGCCATGATGACTGTCTTGTTGTGTATCAGATGGGGTGCGAGGATGGGGTCGATGGCCTTGTGCTCGACCTTCACGAACACGACGACGAGGACGATGGCGATGATGACCATAGCGGCCGTCTCGATGCTCGCCCACTCGAACTCCTTTCCTCCGAACTCGATCAGGAGCAGGACGTCCAGGAGCAGCAGCGAGAGGAAGGCGATTCCCTTGACGTCGATGTGCTTCTCACCGTCGTTGACAGGTGTGGGGAACTTCTTGATGGTGAGGATGAACGCGATGAGCGCGAGAGGGATGTTGATGTAGAAGCACCAGTGCCAGCTTATGGCACCCTCGATGTACCCTCCGATGAGGGGTCCGATTCCGCTTCCGACACCGAATATGGCACCGAGAATACCCTGCATCCTGGCCCTCTCACGGGGGGAGTACAGGTCCGCGACGGCAGCCGTGGCGACGGGGATCAGGATACCTCCGCCGACTCCCTGGACGGCACGGCAGACGATGAACATCTCCATGTTGGAGGACAGACCGGCGCACACAGAACCGACAGCGAAGAGCCCGAGACCGATGAGGAACAGGGGCTTCCTACCGTAGATATCAGAAAGCTTTCCCGCGATGGGGATCATGATCGTCTCGCAGAGGAGGTACGCCGTGGTCATCCAGGCATACAGGCTGAGACCGCCCAGGTCCTCCGCCAGTTTGGTTCCGATGGTACCGACGATCGTACCGTCGAAACACGCCCCGAGCATGGCTACGCACAGACCAATCATGATGGTGTTGCGCACCTTCGGGTCGATGTTCTTGTATGTGATTTGTTCGGCTGCTATAGGAATCCCTCCCAGGATTCTTGACAGAAATACCCTTGAGCAAGATGTTGTATAAGTACGTTTTGAATTGTGAAATCAACTAAAATGATGATGCACGTCCGTACAATGGGTTTGATTTTCACGGTTTTTTGTGAAATGTATATAATTGGTTTGAAAACAAGACGATGTTTGTCCTGTTTGTAAAAATAGTTGTATTGTCAACTACAGTCCTTATCCCTTGGTCAGACTCTCCATTATGCGGTCCGCCCTGTCGTCGAGCTTCCTCATGATCTCGGCGAGAACCTCCTTCTCCTCGTCCGTCAGAACGTCGAACAGGTTCCTGTCCAGGAGTTCGAACATCATGCGGCTCATCGCGAATATGTCACGGCCCTGGTCGGTGAGATGGAGACTGTGGAGCTTCCCGGAGCTGTCGTTGTACACCAGGCCGAGGTCTATGAGGTCATGGACCATCGTGGAGATGTACGACTTGTCGTACGGGACCTCGTCGATGAGCTCCTTCTGTGACAGTCCGTCCCTCTTCCCTATATGGAAGATGAGGATGAGGTATGGGGGTTTGATGCGTGTGTCCCTCAGGTACTTGTCCGCATAGCCCTTCATGCACAGGTTCATCTTCTTCGGGAAGGACACGACCAGACGGATCGCGTCGTCCCCTCTGTCATCCGTATCCATTCGAGATCACCTCAGATAGTGTATATTCCGAAATAGTCGAGAAGGCCCGTCACCAGTATGATGGCCATGAACAGCGGGCAGACGACCATGATGAGTGCGTTGTAGATGGGCTTCAGCCTGAACCGTCCGGACGACTCGATCTCCTCCGTCACGAACTTCGTCTTGACGAAGTAACCGATGATGATGCAGGTCACTATCGCCGCTATCGGCATCAGCACGGAGTTCGTGATGAAGTCGAAGAACTCCAGGAACGTCATGCCCAAGATGGTGATGCCGCTGAGCGGGCCGAATCCCAGACAGGACAGTATCCCAAGACCGAGTATGAGCACCAGACATGCGATGCAGGCCATGGAACGCCGCCACTTCCATCTGTCCCTGAAGATGGAGACTGCCGTCTCGGACAGCGATATCGAAGACGTCCATGCGGCGAACATCGCCAACAGGAAGAAGACGGCGCCGACGATGTGCCCTGCGGGCATGGTCTCGAACACGAGGGGCATGGTCTCGAACATCAGACCGAACCCGTCCCCCATCCCGGGGCCTATGAACACGACGACCGCGGGGACGATCATCAGACCGGAGAGGAACGCCACGCAGGTGTCCATCAGGCATATCGTGTAAGCCGACTTCTCGATGTCCACGTTCTTCCTCATGTACGAACCGTATGTGATCATTATTCCCATCGCCAGAGACAGGGAATAGAACAGCTGCCCCATCGCACCGAGGACAGTCTTCATGGAGAAGTCGTCGAAGTTGGGGACGATGTAATACGAGAGCCCCTCGGTGATGCCATCAACCGTCAGCATGTACAGGCAGATCCCCACGAGGAGCACCAGCAGCCCGGGGAGGAGGATCTTGCTCATCCTCTCCACGCCCTTCTGAACCCCGAAGGCGACGACCGCCACGGTCAGGACCGCGTAGATCGCGAACCACGTGACGGGGCTGTCGAAGACCCCGGTCATGGATGCGGACATGAAATCGCCGAAGAATGACCCGTTGGCCAGTTCTGATCCCATCCCCGCCATGTACTCCACGAAGTACTTGGTGACCCATCCGCCGATGACGCAGTAATAGGGGACGATGATCAGCGGGATGATGGCGATTATCCATCCGACGACCTTGTACTTCTCGCCGAGATCCAGGAAGGCGTCGATGCAGGACTTTCCGGTACGACGACCGATTGCGATCTCGGTGATCATCAGAGCGACGCCGAAGGTCACCACGAGGATGATGTACGTTACAAGGAAGGCACCGCCTCCGTAGTGTTCGGCAAGATACGGGAAGCGCCACAGGTTCCCGAGACCAACCGCCGACCCGGCGGCAGCCAGGATGAAACCCAGCCTCCCCGAGAAGCTGCCGCGCGATGCAGCATGCTCCATATCTCCGTCCAAGTGTTGGAGATTATAATAATTTCGGCTCTTCGAAGGAACGGCGACAGGCCTGGGAGATGGGATTCGACCGCATCAGATGGTGTAGATGCCCATGCCTCCGAGCACTCCCACGACGAGGATTATCACTAGGATCACAGGGCACACGTACTTGATCATGTACGGATAGATCGTCTTGATCCTGAACTCGCATCCAGACGACTCCACCTCGTCGATGACGTACCTGGACTTCACGACGTATCCGATCAGGATGCACGTTATCAGCGCGACTATCGGCATCATCACGGAGTTGGTGATGAAATCGAAGAACTCGAGGAAGCTCATACCGAACGGCGCCACGGCGCTGAGCGGTCCGAATCCCAGGCACGACAGCAGCCCCAGGATCAGTATCCCTATGGACACTATCACGCATGCACGGAAGCGGGTCATGTGCCAATGGTCCCTGAGGACGGACACCACCGCCTCCATGAGGGCGATGGACGACGTGAGTGCGGCGAACATGGCGAGCAGGAAGAACGCGATTCCCACGACCTCCCCTCCCGGCATGGTGCCGAAAACCTGAGGCATGGTGGTGAAGAGGAGCCCGAAGCCGCTTGTCATGTCGGTGCTCCCGGAGAACAGGACGAATGCGGGGACGATCATGAGACCGGACAGGAACGCCACCGTGGTGTCTGTGAGGGCCACGGTGTAGGCGGACTTCTCTATGTTGTCCTGCTTGCGCATGTACGACCCGTAGGCGATGGTTATGCCCATGGCGATGGACAGGGAATAGAACAGCTGGCTGACCGCTCCCGCGAGAGTGGAGAAGGACAGCTTGTCGAAGTCGGGGACGAGGTAGTACTTCAGCCCCTCGGAGATCCCGTCGATGGTCAACATGTACACGCAGATGGCGATCAGCAGGACGAAGAGGGCGGGCATGAGGATCTTGCTCATCCTCTCGATGCCCTTCTCCACGCCGAACACGACGACCACGATGGTCAGGAACGCGTAGATCAGGAACCAGGGGAGCGGGCTGTCGAAGACCCCTCCGAGGTCCATGGAGATGAACTGGTCGAAGAATCCGGCTCCGGCGAGGTCCGACCCGGCACCGACGGCGTAGTCGGCGAAGTACTTGGTGACCCATCCGCCGATGACGCAGTAGTACGGGACTATGATCATCGGCACCAGCATGGCGATCCACCCGATGATCGGGTACTTGTCGCAGAGGTCCATGAGGGCGTCGAAACAGGACTTGCCGGTGCGCCTGCCTATGGCCAGCTCGGTGATGACCATGACCACGCCGAACGTTACCACTAGTATGAGGTAGACTAGGAGGAATATCCCTCCGCCGTACTGTTCGGCCAGATATGGGAAGCGCCACAGGTTCCCGAGTCCTACGGCGGCTCCGGCAGTGGCCAGGATAAAACCCAGCCTGCCCGAGAACCCGCCACGCTTTTCGACGGTCTCCATCGCGGTCACGACGACTCATGCGATATTTGATGTTTTGCGACACGGAGGAGACTGTCCAGCGTTCCGGGCCTTGACTGTACAAGCATCTACGCGTCGGCGGATGCCGTAAACAAGGTATAAATCGGATGTCAGAGTACGCACCCACAGGTGTGAAAACCATGCAGCTTTATCACGATAAAGATGCGGACCTGAAAGTCCTCGACGGCAAGAAAGTCGCCGTCCTGGGATACGGGTCCCAGGGAAGGGCCCAGGCTCTGTGCTTCAACGACTCCGGGATCGATGTGACGATCGGAGTCAGGAAGGACGGAAAGTCCTGGAACAAGGCCAAGGAGGACGGCCTCAAGGTCGCGGAGTTCGCTGACGCCGTCAAGGACGCAGATGTCGTCATGATGCTCCTGCCTGACGAGGTCCAGCCCGACATCTACAAGGAGTACGTCGAGCCCAACTTGAAGAAGGGCGCCGCACTCGAGTTCGCACACGGCTTCGCCATCACCTACAAGCTGATCCAGCCCCCGGCGGATGTCGACGTTATCATGATGGCGCCCAAGGCCCCCGGAGACATGGAGAGGCTCGTCTTCACCGAGGGATTCGGAGTCCCCGCCCTCATATGCATCCACCAGGATGTCACCGGCAACGCCAAGAAGATCGCCCTTGCACTCGCGAAGGGACTCGGATCCACCCGCGCCGGAGTCTTCGAGACCACCTTCGACAACGAGACGTACACCGACCTCTTCGGAGAGCAGTCCGTCCTCTGCGGAGGACTCACGGCCCTGATCAGGCAGGGATTCAAGACCCTGACTGATGCGGGATATCCTCCCGAGATGGCCTACTTCGAGGTCCTCCACGAGACCAAGCTCATCGACGACCTCATCATCAAGGGCGGCTTCGAGCTCATGTGGAACGTCGTCTCCAACACCGCCGAGTACGGCGGAATGACCAGGAGGGACAGGGTCATCACCGAGCAGTCCGCCGAGGGCATGAAATCCATCCTCGAGGAGATCGAGAACGGCAAGTTCAAGGACGAGTGGAGGGCCGAGTGGGCCGCAGGACTCGTCAACCTCAAGAAGATGGAAGAGGACGAGAAGAAGCTGCAGCTCGAGATCACCGGAAAGGAGATCCGCCAGCTCTTCGAGAGGAAGAACTGAAACCCTACAGGCCAGGTGGCGAGATGAGCAGGATGATCGTCAGGACGAGAAACGGGGACTTCCTCGGGGACCTGGACGGGTCGGACATCTCAAACGCCATCTGGCTCTCACTCCCGCTCAGCATGGACATCAACATGCTGGGCGGGATGATCTACTGCGAATGCCCCCTCTACGCGATCCAGCCCAAGGAGGGGCGCACCACGCAGCTCGAGGTCGGGGACATCGCCTACTGGCCCGGCCCCGGCGCGTTCTGCATTTTCTACGGGCCGACCCCTCTGAGCGGCGAGGATGGGAAGCCGGTCGCACCCTACCCGGTCATCAAGATCGGCAGGATGGTCGGCGACTGCTCCGGACTGGAAGCCGCCGGTGACAGGCAGAAGCTCACACTGGTCCCGCCCTACTGATTTATTGATGCATCATCGTGCTCGGCTCCGTCTGGATGCAGACTGATGTGTACCGGATCCTCGGCCCTTCTTAACCAGAGGTCTCCCGTCGGCATCCAGGAGGGGTGTTAGCCCACCCCCGTTGCCGCTCCAGAGCCAGAGATAGCACACTCCCGTCTCCCTGTCCCTCAGGACCATCCTTATCCCGGCATCCGCCAGGGCACCGCCCTCACGGTGGATGACCTCGAACCTGTCCTCGGTCATGTCACCGCCTCAGGCATGCCTGATCCCCGCGTTCTCGGAGATCTCCGAGCTCACGGTGCACAGGTCGTCGAGGGACAGCTCGGAGATGTCACCGTGACCGGACGCCCTCAGGAACGCCCTGAGCTCGTCCGCCAGGGCGCGGAGGTAGTTGCCGACGCGCACGGCTCCTGCCTCCTGGTCCAGCCTGGACTCCAGCTCGGGATCCTGCGTGGCTATCCCCATGGGGCACTTCCCGGTGTTGCATGCCCTGTACCTCTGGCATCCCAGCGCCATGAGCGGGGCGGACGCCATGGCGACGGCGTCGGCGCCCATCGCGAGGGCCTTGATGCAGTCCCCGCTTGTGCGGAACCCGCCGGTGATGACCAGCTCCTGCCCCATGCCGTGCTCGTCCATATACCTCCTGGCCCTGGACAGGGCGTAGACGGTGGGCACGGATGTGGCATCCTTGAGGAACTTCGGGGACGAGCCGGTAG
Coding sequences within it:
- a CDS encoding MFS transporter, which codes for MIGLCVAMLGACFDGTIVGTIGTKLAEDLGGLSLYAWMTTAYLLCETIMIPIAGKLSDIYGRKPLFLIGLGLFAVGSVCAGLSSNMEMFIVCRAVQGVGGGILIPVATAAVADLYSPRERARMQGILGAIFGVGSGIGPLIGGYIEGAISWHWCFYINIPLALIAFILTIKKFPTPVNDGEKHIDVKGIAFLSLLLLDVLLLIEFGGKEFEWASIETAAMVIIAIVLVVVFVKVEHKAIDPILAPHLIHNKTVIMAAIFMAIFGIGMIGAMMFTNMLAVGVFGLTTLEAGIWSLAMVAGMMITSISSGALVERTGYKPWLIVGPILCFLGLFYLSGMTVDPDMVLQMAGNADYLQELYMTRYLIGTFILGLGLGCMMSVVMSAVQNSSKPTEMGMTTSSVNLIRSIGTTMGTAIFTMIINGRISGELMNFVPDYLPEEVFNSIPHDTGVLEAIVSYPQYAPQILSAFSNSVDFSFLAGGCIILILVIVGIFFKAQKPEEDPEFEAVKHKIESGEE
- a CDS encoding MarR family transcriptional regulator, whose protein sequence is MDTDDRGDDAIRLVVSFPKKMNLCMKGYADKYLRDTRIKPPYLILIFHIGKRDGLSQKELIDEVPYDKSYISTMVHDLIDLGLVYNDSSGKLHSLHLTDQGRDIFAMSRMMFELLDRNLFDVLTDEEKEVLAEIMRKLDDRADRIMESLTKG
- the ilvC gene encoding ketol-acid reductoisomerase — translated: MQLYHDKDADLKVLDGKKVAVLGYGSQGRAQALCFNDSGIDVTIGVRKDGKSWNKAKEDGLKVAEFADAVKDADVVMMLLPDEVQPDIYKEYVEPNLKKGAALEFAHGFAITYKLIQPPADVDVIMMAPKAPGDMERLVFTEGFGVPALICIHQDVTGNAKKIALALAKGLGSTRAGVFETTFDNETYTDLFGEQSVLCGGLTALIRQGFKTLTDAGYPPEMAYFEVLHETKLIDDLIIKGGFELMWNVVSNTAEYGGMTRRDRVITEQSAEGMKSILEEIENGKFKDEWRAEWAAGLVNLKKMEEDEKKLQLEITGKEIRQLFERKN
- a CDS encoding sodium-dependent transporter, whose product is METVEKRGGFSGRLGFILATAGAAVGLGNLWRFPYLAEQYGGGIFLLVYLILVVTFGVVMVITELAIGRRTGKSCFDALMDLCDKYPIIGWIAMLVPMIIVPYYCVIGGWVTKYFADYAVGAGSDLAGAGFFDQFISMDLGGVFDSPLPWFLIYAFLTIVVVVFGVEKGIERMSKILMPALFVLLIAICVYMLTIDGISEGLKYYLVPDFDKLSFSTLAGAVSQLFYSLSIAMGITIAYGSYMRKQDNIEKSAYTVALTDTTVAFLSGLMIVPAFVLFSGSTDMTSGFGLLFTTMPQVFGTMPGGEVVGIAFFLLAMFAALTSSIALMEAVVSVLRDHWHMTRFRACVIVSIGILILGLLSCLGFGPLSAVAPFGMSFLEFFDFITNSVMMPIVALITCILIGYVVKSRYVIDEVESSGCEFRIKTIYPYMIKYVCPVILVIILVVGVLGGMGIYTI
- a CDS encoding sodium-dependent transporter, which encodes MEHAASRGSFSGRLGFILAAAGSAVGLGNLWRFPYLAEHYGGGAFLVTYIILVVTFGVALMITEIAIGRRTGKSCIDAFLDLGEKYKVVGWIIAIIPLIIVPYYCVIGGWVTKYFVEYMAGMGSELANGSFFGDFMSASMTGVFDSPVTWFAIYAVLTVAVVAFGVQKGVERMSKILLPGLLVLLVGICLYMLTVDGITEGLSYYIVPNFDDFSMKTVLGAMGQLFYSLSLAMGIMITYGSYMRKNVDIEKSAYTICLMDTCVAFLSGLMIVPAVVVFIGPGMGDGFGLMFETMPLVFETMPAGHIVGAVFFLLAMFAAWTSSISLSETAVSIFRDRWKWRRSMACIACLVLILGLGILSCLGFGPLSGITILGMTFLEFFDFITNSVLMPIAAIVTCIIIGYFVKTKFVTEEIESSGRFRLKPIYNALIMVVCPLFMAIILVTGLLDYFGIYTI
- a CDS encoding sugar O-acetyltransferase, translated to MDFLERSRRGMVTSKTDEDIGVFMEAVNRAHTLCEMFNTPQTPSDRRKEILEELFGQELDDVAVYPTFRCDVGRNITFGRGVLINFDCVILDSAEVVIGDHVLIGPKVCIVTPSHKFSPDMRRNIVTRAEKIVIGDDVWIGAGAIVLPGVTIGEGAIIGAGAVVTKDVPAGETYVGVPARSIGAV
- a CDS encoding AfsR family transcriptional regulator gives rise to the protein MSRMIVRTRNGDFLGDLDGSDISNAIWLSLPLSMDINMLGGMIYCECPLYAIQPKEGRTTQLEVGDIAYWPGPGAFCIFYGPTPLSGEDGKPVAPYPVIKIGRMVGDCSGLEAAGDRQKLTLVPPY